One stretch of Juglans microcarpa x Juglans regia isolate MS1-56 chromosome 3D, Jm3101_v1.0, whole genome shotgun sequence DNA includes these proteins:
- the LOC121254650 gene encoding alanine--tRNA ligase-like isoform X1: MLVTSAIPNMSDAESVEWPANRVRDTFIKFFEEKNHVNWQSSPVVPVNDPTLLFANAGMNQFKPIFLGTADPNTSLSKLTRACNTQKCIRAGGKHNDLDDVGKDTYHHTFFEMLGNWSFGDYFKKEAIEWAWELLTEVYKLPKDRFYATYFGGDEKLGLAPDNEARDEWLRFLPPARVLPFGCKDNFWEMGDTGPCGPCTEIHYDRIGNRDAASLVNNDDPTCIEIWNLVFIQFNRESDGSLKSLPSKHVDTGMGFERLTSILQRKMSNYDTDVFLPIFDAIQNATGARSYSGKVGPDDLDRVDMAYRVVADHIRTLSLAIADGSCPGNEGREYVLRRILRRAVRYGSEVLKAQEGFFNGLVKVVVEVMGDVFPELKQNEARIRDIITEEEASFGKTLLKGIEKFKKAAQDVQGKILSGQDAFVLWDTYGFPLDLTQLMAEERGLLVDVEGFNNSMDEARERSRNAQNKQAGGAIVMDADATAALHKKGIAATDDNSKFIWFKDHESVIRAIYTGSQFLESVVSGSEVGIVLESTSFYAEQGGQIFDTGSLDGPCGSFQVSNVQIYGGFVLHIGSFSGESGKFSLGDKVICKVDYDRRKLIAPNHTCTHMLNFALREVLGNHVDQKGSIVLPEKLRFDFSHGKPVDPDHLRKIESIVNDQIKAELDVFAKEATLSEAKRINGLRAVFGEVYPDPVRVVAIGRKVEDLLSEPENNEWLSISAELCGGTHISNTREAKVFALLSEEGIAKGVRRITAVTTVTASNAIELANLLEKEVYDASTIEASKLEKTVASLKSRVDSAPIPAARKADIRAKISVLQNQVRKLQKKIAEENVQKAVKVTTEAAEVAASNGKAFCISRVDVGLDAAAVREAVLKVLEQGISGMVFSTDGTTNKAVVCAGVPEKGDKGLEVSEWLTEALGPLKGRCGKGKGGLASGQGTDASRVDEAINLATTFASMKLK, from the exons ATGTTAGTTACGTCGGCTATTCCTAACATGTCCGATGCTGAATCCGTGGAATGGCCGGCAAACCGTGTCAGGGACACTTTTATCAAGTTTTTCGAGGAGAAGAACCATGTAAACTGGCAGTCCAGCCCGGTTGTGCCGGTCAACGATCCAACTCTACTATTTGCTAATGCTG GTATGAATCAGTTCAAGCCCATCTTTTTGGGTACGGCCGACCCTAACACTTCCTTAAGCAAACTGACTCGTGCTTGCAACACCCAAAAGTGCATTCGAGCCGGCGGAAAGCACAATGATCTTGATGATGTAGGGAAAGACACGTACCATCACACCTTCTTTGAGATGCTTGGTAACTGGTCATTTGGAGACTATTTTAAGAAAGAAGCCATTGAATGGGCTTGGGAACTTCTTACAGAG GTTTATAAACTACCTAAAGATCGTTTCTATGCCACATATTTTGGTGGTGATGAGAAACTGGGTCTTGCTCCTGACAATGAAGCTAGAGACGAATGGCTTAGATTCTTACCACCAGCACGTGTGCTGCCTTTTGGATGCAAA GACAATTTTTGGGAGATGGGTGATACTGGTCCTTGTGGACCATGCACTGAAATTCACTATGATAGGATTGGTAATCGGGACGCCGCATCATTAGTTAACAATGACGATCCTACGTGCATTGAGATTTGGAACCTTGTCTTTATCCAG TTCAATAGGGAAAGCGATGGTTCCCTAAAGTCTCTACCTTCTAAGCATGTTGATACTGGCATGGGTTTTGAAAGATTGACGTCTATACTTCAAAGAAAGATGAGCAACTATGATACCGATGTGTTTCTGCCCATATTTGATGCAATCCAAAAT GCAACTGGGGCTCGATCATACTCTGGAAAAGTTGGACCAGATGATCTAGACAGAGTTGATATGGCATACAGAGTTGTTGCAGATCACATTAGAACTCTTTCATTGGCCATTGCTGATGGGTCTTGTCCAG GCAATGAGGGTCGTGAATATGTTCTGAGGCGTATTCTTCGTCGGGCTGTTCGTTACGGAAGTGAGGTATTAAAAGCTCAAGAAGGATTTTTCAATGG GCTTGTAAAGGTTGTGGTTGAAGTTATGGGTGATGTTTTTCCCGAGCTAAAACAAAATGAAGCACGCATTAGGGACATAATTACAGAAGAGGAAGCAAGTTTTGGAAAGACTTTGCTCAAg GGCATTGAGAAATTTAAGAAGGCTGCTCAGGATGTTCAAGGGAAGATATTAAGTGGGCAG GATGCATTTGTTTTGTGGGATACATATGGCTTCCCGTTGGATTTGACCCAG TTGATGGCTGAAGAAAGGGGCCTACTTGTTGATGTTGAGGGTTTCAATAACTCCATGGATGAGGCAAGAGAAAGATCAAGGAATGCTCAAAATAAG CAAGCTGGTGGTGCTATTGTCATGGATGCGGATGCTACTGCAGCATTGCACAAGAAGGGGATTGCTGCTACAGATGATAACTCCAAATTTATTTGGTTCAAG GACCATGAAAGTGTTATAAGAGCAATTTACACTGGTTCCCAGTTCTTGGAAAGTGTTGTTTCTGGCAGTGAAGTTGGTATAGTTCTTGAATCTACAAGTTTCTATGCTGAGCAAGGTGGTCAG ATTTTTGATACTGGATCACTGGATGGTCCCTGTGGCTCATTTCAAGTTAGTAATGTGCAAATTTATGGAGGTTTCGTTCTTCATATTGGTTCTTTTTCTGGAGAGAGTGGCAAATTCTCCTTGGGTGACAAAGTAATCTGTAAG GTTGACTACGACAGGCGTAAGCTCATTGCCCCTAATCATACCTGTACTCACATGTTGAACTTTGCTCTCAGG GAGGTGCTTGGAAATCATGTTGACCAGAAGGGTTCTATTGTTCTTCctgaaaaattaagatttgacTTTTCACATG GCAAGCCTGTAGATCCTGATCATTTGAGAAAGATTGAGTCAATTGTGAATGATCAAATAAAAGCTGAATTAGACGTGTTTGCTAAGGAGGCAACTCTTTCTGAAGCCAAACGTATAAATGGTTTGCGAGCTGTTTTTGGTGAA GTGTATCCTGATCCAGTTAGAGTTGTGGCAATCGGACGAAAGGTTGAGGACCTTCTGTCTGAACCAGAGAACAATGAATGGCTATCGATTTCTGCAGAACTCTGTGGAG GGACACATATATCAAATACACGGGAAGCTAAGGTATTTGCCCTTTTATCCGAGGAGGGAATTGCCAAGGGAGTACGGAGGATTACTGCTGTCACAACTGTAACTGCTTCTAATGCAATAGAGTTAGCAAACTTACTTGAGAAGGAAGTATATGATGCATCAACGATAGAAGCGAGCAAGCTGGAAAag ACAGTAGCTTCTTTGAAAAGTCGTGTGGACTCAGCACCTATTCCAGCAGCCAGAAAAGCAGATATCAGGGCAAAAATTTCCGTACTTCAG AATCAAGTGAGAAAACTGCAAAAGAAGATTGCTGAAGAGAATGTACAGAAAGCTGTCAAGGTCACAACCGAGGCAGCTGAAGTTGCTGCTTCCAATGGGAAGGCGTTCTGTATATCCCGTGTTGACGTTGGATTGGATGCAGCTGCAGTACGCGAAGCAGTTCTGAAAGTCTTGGAACAG GGGATATCTGGTATGGTTTTCAGTACGGATGGAACCACCAATAAGGCAGTGGTGTGTGCTGGGGTGCCAGAGAAAGGAGATAAGGGTTTGGAGGTGTCAGAATGGTTGACTGAAGCTTTAGGGCCTCTAAAAGGACGATGCGGTAAAGGGAAAGGTGGTCTTGCATCGGGCCAG GGAACAGATGCATCACGTGTAGATGAGGCAATCAATTTGGCAACAACATTTGCATCAATGAAGTTGAAATGA
- the LOC121254650 gene encoding alanine--tRNA ligase-like isoform X2, producing the protein MSDAESVEWPANRVRDTFIKFFEEKNHVNWQSSPVVPVNDPTLLFANAGMNQFKPIFLGTADPNTSLSKLTRACNTQKCIRAGGKHNDLDDVGKDTYHHTFFEMLGNWSFGDYFKKEAIEWAWELLTEVYKLPKDRFYATYFGGDEKLGLAPDNEARDEWLRFLPPARVLPFGCKDNFWEMGDTGPCGPCTEIHYDRIGNRDAASLVNNDDPTCIEIWNLVFIQFNRESDGSLKSLPSKHVDTGMGFERLTSILQRKMSNYDTDVFLPIFDAIQNATGARSYSGKVGPDDLDRVDMAYRVVADHIRTLSLAIADGSCPGNEGREYVLRRILRRAVRYGSEVLKAQEGFFNGLVKVVVEVMGDVFPELKQNEARIRDIITEEEASFGKTLLKGIEKFKKAAQDVQGKILSGQDAFVLWDTYGFPLDLTQLMAEERGLLVDVEGFNNSMDEARERSRNAQNKQAGGAIVMDADATAALHKKGIAATDDNSKFIWFKDHESVIRAIYTGSQFLESVVSGSEVGIVLESTSFYAEQGGQIFDTGSLDGPCGSFQVSNVQIYGGFVLHIGSFSGESGKFSLGDKVICKVDYDRRKLIAPNHTCTHMLNFALREVLGNHVDQKGSIVLPEKLRFDFSHGKPVDPDHLRKIESIVNDQIKAELDVFAKEATLSEAKRINGLRAVFGEVYPDPVRVVAIGRKVEDLLSEPENNEWLSISAELCGGTHISNTREAKVFALLSEEGIAKGVRRITAVTTVTASNAIELANLLEKEVYDASTIEASKLEKTVASLKSRVDSAPIPAARKADIRAKISVLQNQVRKLQKKIAEENVQKAVKVTTEAAEVAASNGKAFCISRVDVGLDAAAVREAVLKVLEQGISGMVFSTDGTTNKAVVCAGVPEKGDKGLEVSEWLTEALGPLKGRCGKGKGGLASGQGTDASRVDEAINLATTFASMKLK; encoded by the exons ATGTCCGATGCTGAATCCGTGGAATGGCCGGCAAACCGTGTCAGGGACACTTTTATCAAGTTTTTCGAGGAGAAGAACCATGTAAACTGGCAGTCCAGCCCGGTTGTGCCGGTCAACGATCCAACTCTACTATTTGCTAATGCTG GTATGAATCAGTTCAAGCCCATCTTTTTGGGTACGGCCGACCCTAACACTTCCTTAAGCAAACTGACTCGTGCTTGCAACACCCAAAAGTGCATTCGAGCCGGCGGAAAGCACAATGATCTTGATGATGTAGGGAAAGACACGTACCATCACACCTTCTTTGAGATGCTTGGTAACTGGTCATTTGGAGACTATTTTAAGAAAGAAGCCATTGAATGGGCTTGGGAACTTCTTACAGAG GTTTATAAACTACCTAAAGATCGTTTCTATGCCACATATTTTGGTGGTGATGAGAAACTGGGTCTTGCTCCTGACAATGAAGCTAGAGACGAATGGCTTAGATTCTTACCACCAGCACGTGTGCTGCCTTTTGGATGCAAA GACAATTTTTGGGAGATGGGTGATACTGGTCCTTGTGGACCATGCACTGAAATTCACTATGATAGGATTGGTAATCGGGACGCCGCATCATTAGTTAACAATGACGATCCTACGTGCATTGAGATTTGGAACCTTGTCTTTATCCAG TTCAATAGGGAAAGCGATGGTTCCCTAAAGTCTCTACCTTCTAAGCATGTTGATACTGGCATGGGTTTTGAAAGATTGACGTCTATACTTCAAAGAAAGATGAGCAACTATGATACCGATGTGTTTCTGCCCATATTTGATGCAATCCAAAAT GCAACTGGGGCTCGATCATACTCTGGAAAAGTTGGACCAGATGATCTAGACAGAGTTGATATGGCATACAGAGTTGTTGCAGATCACATTAGAACTCTTTCATTGGCCATTGCTGATGGGTCTTGTCCAG GCAATGAGGGTCGTGAATATGTTCTGAGGCGTATTCTTCGTCGGGCTGTTCGTTACGGAAGTGAGGTATTAAAAGCTCAAGAAGGATTTTTCAATGG GCTTGTAAAGGTTGTGGTTGAAGTTATGGGTGATGTTTTTCCCGAGCTAAAACAAAATGAAGCACGCATTAGGGACATAATTACAGAAGAGGAAGCAAGTTTTGGAAAGACTTTGCTCAAg GGCATTGAGAAATTTAAGAAGGCTGCTCAGGATGTTCAAGGGAAGATATTAAGTGGGCAG GATGCATTTGTTTTGTGGGATACATATGGCTTCCCGTTGGATTTGACCCAG TTGATGGCTGAAGAAAGGGGCCTACTTGTTGATGTTGAGGGTTTCAATAACTCCATGGATGAGGCAAGAGAAAGATCAAGGAATGCTCAAAATAAG CAAGCTGGTGGTGCTATTGTCATGGATGCGGATGCTACTGCAGCATTGCACAAGAAGGGGATTGCTGCTACAGATGATAACTCCAAATTTATTTGGTTCAAG GACCATGAAAGTGTTATAAGAGCAATTTACACTGGTTCCCAGTTCTTGGAAAGTGTTGTTTCTGGCAGTGAAGTTGGTATAGTTCTTGAATCTACAAGTTTCTATGCTGAGCAAGGTGGTCAG ATTTTTGATACTGGATCACTGGATGGTCCCTGTGGCTCATTTCAAGTTAGTAATGTGCAAATTTATGGAGGTTTCGTTCTTCATATTGGTTCTTTTTCTGGAGAGAGTGGCAAATTCTCCTTGGGTGACAAAGTAATCTGTAAG GTTGACTACGACAGGCGTAAGCTCATTGCCCCTAATCATACCTGTACTCACATGTTGAACTTTGCTCTCAGG GAGGTGCTTGGAAATCATGTTGACCAGAAGGGTTCTATTGTTCTTCctgaaaaattaagatttgacTTTTCACATG GCAAGCCTGTAGATCCTGATCATTTGAGAAAGATTGAGTCAATTGTGAATGATCAAATAAAAGCTGAATTAGACGTGTTTGCTAAGGAGGCAACTCTTTCTGAAGCCAAACGTATAAATGGTTTGCGAGCTGTTTTTGGTGAA GTGTATCCTGATCCAGTTAGAGTTGTGGCAATCGGACGAAAGGTTGAGGACCTTCTGTCTGAACCAGAGAACAATGAATGGCTATCGATTTCTGCAGAACTCTGTGGAG GGACACATATATCAAATACACGGGAAGCTAAGGTATTTGCCCTTTTATCCGAGGAGGGAATTGCCAAGGGAGTACGGAGGATTACTGCTGTCACAACTGTAACTGCTTCTAATGCAATAGAGTTAGCAAACTTACTTGAGAAGGAAGTATATGATGCATCAACGATAGAAGCGAGCAAGCTGGAAAag ACAGTAGCTTCTTTGAAAAGTCGTGTGGACTCAGCACCTATTCCAGCAGCCAGAAAAGCAGATATCAGGGCAAAAATTTCCGTACTTCAG AATCAAGTGAGAAAACTGCAAAAGAAGATTGCTGAAGAGAATGTACAGAAAGCTGTCAAGGTCACAACCGAGGCAGCTGAAGTTGCTGCTTCCAATGGGAAGGCGTTCTGTATATCCCGTGTTGACGTTGGATTGGATGCAGCTGCAGTACGCGAAGCAGTTCTGAAAGTCTTGGAACAG GGGATATCTGGTATGGTTTTCAGTACGGATGGAACCACCAATAAGGCAGTGGTGTGTGCTGGGGTGCCAGAGAAAGGAGATAAGGGTTTGGAGGTGTCAGAATGGTTGACTGAAGCTTTAGGGCCTCTAAAAGGACGATGCGGTAAAGGGAAAGGTGGTCTTGCATCGGGCCAG GGAACAGATGCATCACGTGTAGATGAGGCAATCAATTTGGCAACAACATTTGCATCAATGAAGTTGAAATGA